One genomic region from Nocardia vinacea encodes:
- the infB gene encoding translation initiation factor IF-2, with protein sequence MAGKARVHELAKELGVTSKELLATLKEQGEFVKSASSTVEAPVARRLRESVAGKSAPANGSAKSGTRPGSAPSSTPAAKPAAGGGPRPGPRTPAPAPAQATAPAAPAARETAAPAARPSDAVRPSPAARPGPAPAKPAQSTPAQETPVAPAAKATPAQSAPAHGAPSQGGQRPTPGGARPGQQQRSGAPAQGGPRPGGPGGPKPGPKTPRVGNNPFSSAPDRERPAARPTPGQGAPRPGAGQGGPRPGPGQGPRPGPAQGGPRPGGAQGERRPSPGQGGPRPGGPRPSPGSMPPRPNPGAMPARSARPGPGGGAGAGRPGRPGGGPGGGGGGRPGGGGGGGYRGGQGGGGTGAPGAGAGAPAAGGFRGRPGGGGGGRPGGPGGRGGAAGAFGRPGGAPRRGRKSKRAKRAEYESMQAPAIGGVRLPRGNGEIIRLARGASLSDFAEKIDANPAALVQALFNLGEMVTATQSVNDETLELLGSEMNYVVHVVSPEDEDRELLESFDLTYGEDEGGEEDLEQRPPVVTVMGHVDHGKTRLLDTIRKANVREGEAGGITQHIGAYQVLTHLGDNDRLITFIDTPGHEAFTAMRARGAKATDIAILVVAADDGVMPQTVEAINHAQAADVPIVVAVNKIDKEGANPDKIRQQLTEYNLVAEEYGGDTMFVDISAKQGTNIEQLLEAVLLTADAALDLRANPDMDAQGVAIEAHLDRGRGPVATVLIQRGTLRVGDSIVAGDAYGRVRRMVDEHGDDVVAALPSRPVQVIGFTSVPGAGDNLLVVDEDRIARQIADRRNARKRNALAARSRKRISLEDLDAALKETSELNLILKGDNSGTVEALEEALLGIQIDDEVRLRVIDRGVGGVTETNVNLASASNAIIIGFNVRAEGKATELANREGVDIRYYSVIYQAIDEIEKALKGMLKPIYEEVELGRAEIRAIFRSSKVGNIAGCMVTSGSVKRNAKARLLRDNLVVAETVTISTLKREKDDVTEVREGFECGMTLTYNDIKEGDVIEAYELREKPRD encoded by the coding sequence GTGGCAGGCAAGGCCCGCGTGCACGAGTTGGCCAAAGAACTCGGTGTCACAAGCAAAGAACTACTCGCAACGCTCAAGGAGCAGGGCGAGTTCGTGAAGTCGGCGTCCTCGACGGTGGAAGCACCCGTCGCACGTCGACTGCGCGAGTCGGTGGCAGGTAAGTCCGCCCCGGCGAACGGCAGCGCGAAGTCCGGGACGCGCCCCGGTTCCGCACCGTCGAGCACTCCGGCCGCGAAGCCCGCCGCAGGCGGCGGTCCGCGTCCGGGTCCCCGTACCCCCGCTCCTGCGCCCGCGCAGGCAACAGCCCCGGCGGCTCCGGCCGCCCGTGAGACCGCGGCTCCTGCCGCGCGTCCGTCCGACGCCGTCCGTCCGAGCCCCGCGGCTCGTCCCGGCCCGGCTCCGGCCAAGCCCGCGCAGAGCACCCCGGCGCAGGAGACCCCGGTGGCTCCTGCGGCGAAGGCCACTCCGGCCCAGTCCGCTCCGGCTCACGGTGCCCCCTCCCAAGGGGGGCAGCGCCCGACGCCGGGCGGTGCCCGTCCCGGTCAGCAGCAGCGTTCCGGTGCTCCGGCCCAGGGTGGCCCGCGTCCGGGTGGTCCCGGCGGTCCGAAGCCGGGCCCGAAGACCCCGCGCGTCGGCAACAACCCCTTCTCCTCGGCTCCCGATCGTGAGCGTCCCGCCGCGCGTCCGACTCCCGGCCAGGGTGCACCCCGTCCGGGCGCCGGCCAGGGTGGCCCGCGTCCGGGTCCCGGCCAGGGTCCGCGTCCAGGTCCGGCCCAGGGCGGTCCCCGTCCGGGTGGCGCCCAGGGCGAGCGGCGTCCGTCTCCGGGCCAGGGTGGTCCGCGTCCCGGTGGTCCGCGTCCGAGCCCCGGCTCGATGCCGCCGCGCCCGAATCCGGGTGCCATGCCCGCACGTTCGGCCCGTCCGGGTCCGGGCGGCGGCGCGGGTGCCGGTCGTCCGGGTCGTCCCGGCGGCGGCCCCGGTGGTGGCGGCGGCGGTCGTCCCGGTGGTGGCGGTGGCGGTGGCTACCGCGGCGGCCAGGGTGGCGGTGGCACGGGTGCGCCCGGTGCAGGTGCCGGTGCTCCCGCGGCCGGTGGTTTCCGCGGTCGTCCCGGTGGCGGTGGCGGCGGTCGTCCGGGTGGTCCCGGTGGCCGTGGCGGTGCGGCCGGTGCGTTCGGTCGTCCCGGTGGCGCCCCGCGTCGTGGCCGTAAGTCGAAGCGGGCGAAGCGCGCCGAGTACGAAAGCATGCAAGCCCCCGCCATCGGTGGCGTGCGGCTGCCGCGCGGTAACGGCGAGATCATCCGTCTCGCCCGGGGTGCCTCGCTGTCGGACTTCGCGGAGAAGATCGATGCGAACCCGGCCGCCTTGGTGCAAGCCCTGTTCAACCTCGGTGAGATGGTCACCGCGACCCAGTCGGTGAACGACGAGACCCTCGAGCTGCTCGGCAGCGAGATGAACTACGTCGTGCACGTGGTCAGCCCCGAGGACGAGGACCGCGAGCTGCTGGAATCGTTCGACCTGACCTACGGTGAGGACGAGGGCGGCGAGGAAGACCTCGAACAGCGTCCGCCGGTGGTGACCGTCATGGGTCACGTCGACCACGGTAAAACCCGACTGCTCGACACCATCCGTAAGGCCAACGTCCGTGAGGGCGAGGCCGGTGGCATCACCCAGCACATCGGCGCCTACCAGGTGCTCACCCATCTGGGCGATAACGACCGGCTCATCACCTTCATCGACACCCCGGGTCACGAGGCGTTCACCGCCATGCGTGCCCGTGGTGCGAAGGCCACCGATATCGCGATCCTGGTGGTCGCCGCCGACGACGGCGTCATGCCGCAGACGGTGGAGGCCATCAACCACGCGCAGGCGGCCGACGTGCCGATCGTGGTCGCGGTCAACAAGATCGACAAGGAAGGCGCGAACCCGGACAAGATCCGGCAGCAGCTGACCGAATACAACCTGGTTGCCGAGGAATACGGTGGCGACACCATGTTCGTCGATATCTCCGCCAAGCAGGGGACCAATATCGAGCAACTGCTCGAGGCGGTCCTGCTGACCGCGGACGCAGCGCTGGATCTGCGGGCCAACCCGGACATGGACGCACAGGGTGTCGCCATCGAAGCGCACCTCGACCGCGGCCGAGGCCCGGTAGCTACCGTGCTCATCCAGCGCGGCACGCTGCGCGTCGGTGACTCGATCGTGGCGGGTGACGCCTACGGTCGCGTCCGCCGCATGGTCGACGAGCACGGCGACGATGTCGTCGCGGCGCTGCCGTCGCGGCCGGTCCAGGTCATCGGCTTCACGTCGGTGCCGGGCGCCGGTGACAACCTGCTCGTCGTCGACGAGGACCGGATCGCTCGCCAGATCGCCGACCGGCGCAATGCGCGCAAGCGCAACGCACTGGCCGCGCGCAGCCGCAAGCGGATCAGCCTGGAAGATCTGGATGCCGCGCTGAAGGAGACTTCGGAGCTCAACCTGATCCTCAAGGGCGACAACTCCGGTACCGTCGAGGCCCTCGAGGAGGCGCTGCTCGGTATCCAGATCGACGACGAGGTGCGCCTGCGGGTCATCGACCGCGGTGTCGGTGGCGTCACCGAGACCAACGTCAACCTGGCGTCGGCGTCGAACGCGATCATCATCGGGTTCAACGTCCGGGCCGAGGGTAAGGCGACCGAGCTGGCCAACCGCGAAGGTGTGGACATCCGGTACTACTCGGTGATCTACCAGGCCATCGACGAAATCGAGAAGGCCCTCAAGGGCATGCTCAAGCCGATCTACGAAGAGGTCGAGCTGGGCCGGGCGGAGATCCGCGCGATCTTCCGTTCGTCGAAGGTCGGCAATATCGCCGGCTGCATGGTCACCTCGGGTTCGGTCAAGCGCAACGCCAAGGCGCGCCTGCTCCGCGACAACTTGGTGGTCGCCGAGACGGTCACGATCTCCACCTTGAAGCGGGAGAAGGACGACGTCACCGAGGTCCGCGAGGGCTTCGAATGCGGTATGACGTTGACCTACAACGACATCAAGGAAGGCGACGTGATCGAGGCCTACGAGCTGCGCGAGAAGCCGCGCGACTGA
- a CDS encoding YlxR family protein — translation MAPAHRRRAAPERTCIGCRKRELAVDLLRIVAQDCETGDGSEVVAIVPDPWRRLPGRGAWLHPVSVCLRTAERRRAFGRALRVSGKLDISALEKYLENRHEHS, via the coding sequence CTGGCCCCGGCGCACCGACGTCGAGCAGCCCCGGAGCGGACGTGCATCGGGTGCCGAAAGCGCGAGTTGGCCGTCGATCTGTTGCGGATCGTGGCGCAGGACTGTGAAACCGGTGACGGTTCCGAGGTTGTTGCGATAGTTCCCGATCCGTGGCGCAGACTTCCCGGACGGGGTGCCTGGCTGCACCCCGTTTCGGTTTGTTTGCGCACCGCAGAACGACGCCGAGCATTCGGCAGAGCACTACGAGTGTCCGGAAAACTGGATATCTCAGCCCTGGAGAAGTACCTCGAGAACAGGCACGAGCACTCATGA
- the nusA gene encoding transcription termination factor NusA, protein MNIEIEALRAIVADKGISIETVISAIESALLTAYRHTEGHQPTARIDINQKTGVVRVMARELDADGNVLSEWDDTPEGFGRIAATTARQVVLQRLRDAENEKSFGEFSTHEGDIVGGVVQRDARANARGTVVVRIGSELHGTEGLIPPAEQVPGESYEHGDRIKCYVVGVSRGPRGPQITLSRTHPNLVRRLFALEVPEIADGSVEIVAVAREAGHRSKIAVRTTVPGVNAKGACIGPMGQRVRNVMSELAGEKIDIIDHADDPATFVGNALSPSKVVSVTIVDPEARAARVVVPDFQLSLAIGKEGQNARLAARLTGWRIDIRSDATPDAGSGSVRTEAHRS, encoded by the coding sequence ATGAACATCGAAATCGAAGCCCTGCGCGCGATAGTCGCCGATAAAGGGATCTCGATCGAGACCGTGATCTCCGCGATCGAGTCGGCACTGCTCACGGCCTACCGTCATACCGAGGGCCACCAGCCCACCGCGCGCATCGATATCAACCAGAAGACCGGCGTGGTCCGGGTGATGGCGCGCGAACTCGACGCCGACGGCAATGTGCTCTCCGAATGGGACGACACCCCAGAGGGTTTCGGCCGGATCGCGGCGACCACCGCGCGCCAGGTGGTGCTGCAGCGGTTGCGCGATGCCGAGAACGAGAAGTCCTTCGGCGAATTCTCCACCCATGAGGGCGACATCGTCGGCGGCGTGGTGCAGCGCGATGCCCGTGCCAATGCCCGCGGCACCGTCGTGGTGCGTATCGGCAGCGAACTGCACGGCACCGAGGGACTGATCCCGCCGGCCGAGCAGGTGCCCGGCGAGAGCTATGAGCACGGCGACCGGATCAAGTGTTACGTCGTCGGTGTCTCCCGCGGCCCGCGCGGCCCGCAGATCACCCTCTCGCGCACCCATCCGAATCTGGTGCGCCGACTGTTCGCGCTCGAGGTGCCCGAGATCGCCGACGGTTCGGTGGAGATCGTCGCGGTCGCCCGCGAGGCCGGACACCGCTCCAAGATCGCGGTGCGCACCACCGTGCCCGGCGTCAATGCCAAGGGCGCGTGCATCGGCCCGATGGGTCAGCGCGTGCGCAACGTGATGAGCGAACTGGCGGGGGAGAAGATCGACATCATCGATCACGCCGATGATCCGGCGACCTTCGTCGGGAATGCGCTGTCGCCGTCGAAAGTTGTCTCGGTCACGATCGTGGATCCCGAAGCCCGCGCCGCACGCGTGGTCGTCCCCGACTTCCAGCTCTCGCTCGCCATCGGTAAGGAGGGGCAGAACGCCAGGTTGGCGGCCCGCCTGACCGGTTGGCGGATCGATATCCGCAGCGATGCCACCCCGGATGCGGGCAGCGGCAGTGTGCGGACGGAGGCGCATCGGAGTTGA
- the rimP gene encoding ribosome maturation factor RimP, translating to MPMPTEERVSQLVAGLVERRGFDLEGVDISTAGKHVDAQARVKVIVDSDAASDLDTIAGLSTELSEALDSAGDFGETPYLLEVTTPGIDRPLTVDRHWRRAQGRKVRIKLRAGASSPDPKSSDKFEARVGVLTDDTVALVLGGKNKPHRVTIPLADIAEAVVQVEFNPPGGRELELAGGVAPGRPRPGQEEAVDPTADVRGTTEVPDEPTESVAASDFLQVARNNTASDSPTEGIVE from the coding sequence ATGCCCATGCCGACGGAGGAAAGGGTGAGCCAGCTCGTTGCTGGGCTCGTCGAGCGCCGAGGATTCGACCTCGAGGGTGTCGATATCTCGACGGCGGGCAAGCATGTGGATGCCCAGGCTCGGGTGAAGGTGATCGTCGACAGCGATGCCGCTTCCGATCTCGACACCATTGCCGGACTGAGCACGGAGCTATCCGAGGCCCTCGACAGCGCGGGCGATTTCGGCGAGACGCCCTACCTGCTCGAGGTGACCACCCCCGGCATCGACCGTCCGCTCACCGTCGACCGCCACTGGCGCCGCGCCCAGGGCCGCAAGGTGCGGATCAAGCTGCGCGCCGGTGCCTCCTCGCCGGATCCGAAGTCATCGGACAAGTTCGAGGCCAGGGTCGGTGTCCTCACCGATGACACGGTGGCGCTGGTGCTCGGCGGGAAGAACAAACCGCACCGGGTGACGATTCCGCTGGCCGATATCGCCGAGGCGGTCGTCCAAGTGGAATTCAACCCGCCCGGCGGGCGGGAACTGGAACTCGCGGGCGGAGTCGCGCCCGGTCGTCCGCGGCCGGGGCAAGAGGAAGCGGTGGACCCCACCGCCGATGTCCGAGGAACAACCGAAGTACCAGATGAACCGACAGAATCTGTAGCCGCTAGCGACTTCTTGCAGGTCGCTCGAAACAACACAGCGTCCGATTCGCCGACCGAAGGGATCGTGGAATGA
- a CDS encoding ferritin-like domain-containing protein: MTEAERQALLDALRAEYAAVYAYGVIAAYGSAERVRLIAQDTAAHRARRDTTIDALKAAGVTVPPPDAAYTTPFPVNDPIPAANLAVTVETDTAVAWRAVVENGSSESLRRTGVDALTECALRLATWQAILGANPPTVAFPGKT; encoded by the coding sequence ATGACCGAAGCCGAACGCCAAGCCCTGCTCGACGCGTTGCGCGCCGAATACGCGGCGGTGTACGCCTACGGCGTGATCGCGGCCTACGGCTCCGCCGAACGAGTCCGCTTGATCGCGCAGGACACAGCCGCCCACCGTGCCCGCCGCGACACCACGATCGATGCGTTGAAGGCGGCCGGAGTCACGGTGCCACCGCCGGACGCGGCCTACACCACGCCTTTCCCGGTGAACGATCCGATTCCGGCGGCGAATCTGGCCGTCACGGTGGAAACGGACACCGCCGTCGCCTGGCGCGCGGTCGTCGAGAACGGCAGCTCCGAATCCCTCCGCCGGACGGGCGTGGACGCCCTCACCGAATGCGCGCTGCGCCTGGCCACCTGGCAAGCGATCCTCGGCGCCAATCCACCGACAGTCGCCTTCCCGGGCAAGACCTAA
- a CDS encoding acyl-CoA dehydrogenase family protein: MTSTDALLFNPTSYDPKQFDAETRRLLKATIEWFESRGKRQLLADDADAVWVSDFLEFVKKERLFATFLTPAAYADGDANRRWDGARNAALSEIFGFYGLAYWYAEQVTILGLGPIWQSDNEDAKKRAAADLLDGQVMAFGLSERDHGADIYNTDLILTPTEPGSADAEAGILFRANGVKYYIGNGNVASMVSVFSRRADIEGADGYVWFAADSRQDSYELIDNVIHGQLYVSTFALHDYPVTAADILSTGPEAFSAALNTVNVGKFNLCHGSIGMVEHSFYEAITHSNNRILYGQAVTEFPHVRTNFVDAYARIVAMKLFSDRAVDYFRSASLEDRRYLLFNPMTKSKVTSEGETVMTLLLDVLAAKGFEKNTYFAQVARYIGTLPRLEGTVHVNVGQILKFMPNYLFNPKDYPEIGTRLDAADDEFFFRQGPARGAGKVQFADWTPVYEKHADLPNVARFYEQAQALRTLLTTAAPDADQQKDLDFMLTIGHLFSLVVYGQLILEQAAITGLDRDVIEQIFDFQIRDFNGHATTLYGKPSATPDQQAWAASALRPPVADRPCFDRVWAEVAAYDSTYEMRP; encoded by the coding sequence ATGACGAGCACCGACGCGTTGTTGTTCAACCCGACCAGCTATGACCCGAAGCAGTTCGACGCCGAGACGCGGCGGCTGCTGAAGGCCACCATCGAGTGGTTCGAGTCGCGGGGCAAGCGGCAGCTGCTGGCCGATGACGCGGATGCGGTGTGGGTGTCGGACTTCCTCGAGTTCGTCAAGAAGGAGCGCCTGTTCGCGACCTTCCTGACCCCGGCCGCCTACGCCGACGGTGACGCGAACCGGCGGTGGGACGGTGCCCGCAATGCGGCGCTGTCGGAAATCTTCGGCTTCTACGGTCTCGCGTACTGGTACGCCGAGCAGGTCACCATCCTGGGCCTCGGGCCGATCTGGCAGAGCGATAACGAGGACGCCAAGAAACGCGCGGCCGCTGATCTCCTCGACGGCCAGGTGATGGCATTCGGTCTGTCCGAGCGCGACCACGGTGCCGACATCTACAACACCGACCTGATCCTGACACCGACCGAGCCGGGCAGTGCGGATGCGGAGGCCGGAATCCTGTTCCGCGCCAATGGCGTCAAGTACTACATCGGCAATGGCAATGTCGCTTCGATGGTGTCGGTCTTCTCCCGCCGCGCCGATATCGAGGGTGCGGACGGCTATGTATGGTTCGCTGCCGACAGCCGCCAGGACAGCTACGAGCTCATCGACAACGTCATCCACGGTCAGCTGTATGTCAGCACCTTCGCGCTGCACGACTACCCGGTGACCGCCGCCGACATCCTGTCCACCGGTCCCGAGGCCTTCTCCGCCGCGCTCAACACCGTCAATGTCGGCAAGTTCAACCTGTGCCACGGCAGCATCGGCATGGTCGAGCACTCGTTCTACGAGGCCATCACGCACTCGAACAACCGCATCCTCTACGGCCAGGCCGTCACCGAATTCCCGCATGTGCGAACGAATTTTGTGGATGCGTACGCGCGCATCGTCGCGATGAAGCTGTTCAGCGACCGGGCCGTCGACTACTTCCGCAGCGCCAGCCTCGAGGACCGCCGCTACCTGCTGTTCAACCCGATGACCAAGTCCAAGGTGACTTCCGAGGGCGAGACCGTCATGACGCTGCTGCTGGATGTGCTGGCCGCCAAGGGATTCGAGAAGAACACCTACTTCGCGCAGGTCGCCCGCTATATCGGGACGCTGCCCCGGCTCGAGGGCACGGTGCATGTCAATGTCGGCCAGATCCTGAAGTTCATGCCGAACTACCTGTTCAACCCGAAGGACTACCCGGAGATCGGTACCCGCCTCGATGCGGCCGACGACGAGTTCTTCTTCCGGCAGGGCCCGGCTCGTGGCGCGGGCAAGGTGCAGTTCGCCGACTGGACCCCCGTGTACGAAAAGCACGCCGATCTGCCGAATGTCGCGCGCTTCTACGAACAAGCCCAGGCCCTGCGCACCCTGCTGACCACGGCAGCTCCCGATGCCGATCAGCAGAAGGATCTGGACTTCATGCTGACCATCGGCCACCTGTTCTCCCTGGTGGTCTACGGCCAGCTGATCCTGGAGCAGGCGGCCATCACCGGCCTGGACCGCGACGTCATCGAGCAGATCTTCGACTTCCAGATCCGGGACTTCAACGGCCACGCCACCACCCTCTACGGCAAGCCCTCCGCCACCCCCGACCAGCAGGCCTGGGCAGCTTCCGCCCTGCGCCCGCCGGTCGCCGACCGTCCCTGCTTCGACCGTGTCTGGGCCGAAGTCGCCGCCTACGACAGCACCTACGAAATGCGCCCGTAG
- a CDS encoding proline--tRNA ligase, translating to MITRLSHLFLRTLRDDPADAEVPSHKLLVRAGYVRRIAPGVYSWLPLGLRVLRRVEQVVREEMNAIGAQEISLPALLPREPYETTNRWTEYGDGLFRLQDRKGADYLLGPTHEELFALTVKGEYSSYKDLPVTLYQIQTKYRDEERPRAGILRGREFIMKDSYSFDLDEDGLKASYNAHREAYQRIFNRLRVEYVIVAATSGAMGGSASEEFLADSPVGEDTYVVCRESGYAANVEAVVTPAAEPQPIEGLPAAVVHDTPNTPTIATLVDWANSAGISAQPVTAADTLKNIMVKLRHPDGKTELLGIGIPGDREVDDKRLGAAVEPAEVELLTEADFAANSFLVKGYIGPKALQANGVRYLVDPRIGTGTSWITGADEPGKHVVGLVAGRDFTPDGTIEAADVRDGDPSPDGRGVLVSARGIEIGHIFQLGNKYTDAFEVDVLGENGKPVRLTMGSYGVGVSRMVAVIAEQQHDEKGLRWPREVAPFDVHVVIANKDDSSREGGEQVAALLDTAGLEVVLDDRKASPGVKFKDSELIGVPLVVVVGRGWAEGKVEIRDRFTGESTEVPADSVVESVLAQVRGGR from the coding sequence GTGATCACCCGCCTCTCCCACCTGTTCCTGCGTACCCTGCGCGACGATCCCGCTGACGCCGAGGTGCCCAGTCACAAACTCCTCGTCCGCGCCGGATATGTGCGGCGCATCGCCCCGGGCGTGTACTCGTGGCTGCCGCTGGGCCTGCGGGTGCTGCGGCGGGTCGAGCAGGTCGTGCGGGAGGAGATGAACGCCATCGGCGCGCAGGAGATCTCGCTGCCCGCGCTGCTGCCGCGCGAACCGTACGAGACCACCAACCGGTGGACCGAATACGGTGACGGCCTGTTCCGGCTGCAGGACCGCAAGGGCGCGGACTATCTGCTGGGGCCTACGCACGAGGAGCTGTTCGCGCTCACCGTGAAGGGTGAATACAGCTCGTACAAGGATCTGCCGGTCACGCTGTACCAGATCCAGACCAAGTACCGCGACGAGGAGCGGCCTCGCGCGGGCATTCTGCGCGGCCGCGAATTCATCATGAAGGACTCCTATTCCTTCGATCTCGACGAGGACGGGCTCAAGGCCAGCTACAACGCGCATCGCGAGGCCTACCAGCGCATTTTCAACCGGCTCAGGGTCGAGTACGTCATCGTCGCGGCCACCTCGGGTGCGATGGGCGGCAGCGCGTCGGAGGAATTCCTGGCGGACAGCCCGGTCGGTGAGGACACCTACGTGGTGTGCCGCGAGTCCGGCTACGCCGCGAATGTGGAAGCGGTGGTCACGCCTGCTGCCGAACCGCAACCCATCGAGGGTCTGCCCGCGGCCGTCGTACACGACACGCCGAACACCCCGACCATCGCGACGCTGGTGGATTGGGCGAACAGTGCGGGCATCTCCGCGCAACCTGTCACCGCGGCCGACACCCTCAAGAACATCATGGTCAAGCTGCGCCACCCGGACGGTAAGACCGAACTGCTCGGTATCGGCATTCCGGGCGATCGCGAGGTCGACGACAAGCGCCTCGGCGCCGCGGTCGAACCCGCCGAGGTGGAACTGCTCACCGAGGCCGATTTCGCCGCCAACTCGTTCCTGGTCAAGGGGTACATCGGCCCGAAGGCATTGCAAGCCAACGGTGTTCGCTACCTCGTCGACCCGCGCATCGGCACCGGAACCAGCTGGATCACCGGCGCCGACGAGCCGGGCAAGCATGTCGTCGGCCTGGTCGCCGGCCGCGACTTCACCCCCGACGGCACCATCGAGGCCGCCGATGTGCGTGACGGCGATCCCTCGCCCGACGGGCGCGGCGTCCTGGTATCCGCCCGTGGCATCGAGATCGGCCACATCTTCCAGCTCGGCAACAAGTACACCGATGCTTTCGAGGTCGATGTGCTCGGCGAGAACGGCAAGCCGGTGCGGCTCACCATGGGCTCCTACGGCGTCGGCGTCTCCCGCATGGTCGCGGTGATCGCCGAACAGCAGCACGACGAGAAGGGGCTGCGCTGGCCACGCGAGGTCGCGCCGTTCGACGTGCACGTGGTAATCGCGAACAAGGACGACTCCTCGCGCGAGGGCGGCGAACAGGTTGCGGCGCTGCTGGATACGGCCGGACTCGAAGTCGTCCTGGACGACCGCAAGGCCTCGCCCGGCGTGAAGTTCAAGGATTCCGAGCTGATCGGCGTTCCGCTGGTCGTGGTCGTCGGCCGCGGCTGGGCCGAGGGCAAGGTCGAGATCCGCGACCGCTTCACCGGCGAATCCACCGAGGTCCCGGCCGATTCGGTGGTCGAATCGGTGCTCGCGCAGGTCCGCGGCGGGCGGTAG
- the yaaA gene encoding peroxide stress protein YaaA gives MLVLLPPSETKSDGGTDVPLELESLAMPQLAAVRDRLIDEVVKLAADPDASRAVLGLGKGADTEIARNATLRTSATRPALERYTGVLYDALDARSFTKVQRAKAYARLGIGSALFGAVRADDLIPAYRLSGGSKLPGLPTLSAIWRDVLPDALVAEVAGELVIDLRSGTYQQLGRIPDAITANVLTEHPDGSRTVVSHFNKHHKGLLARALVLTRADPTDIRAVARVATKSGLRTEIASPTELLIITG, from the coding sequence GTGCTGGTGCTGCTGCCCCCTTCCGAAACCAAGTCCGATGGCGGTACCGATGTGCCGCTGGAGCTGGAGTCGCTGGCGATGCCGCAGCTCGCGGCGGTGCGCGACCGGCTCATCGACGAGGTCGTCAAGCTGGCCGCCGACCCGGACGCTTCGCGCGCGGTGCTCGGCCTCGGCAAGGGGGCTGATACCGAGATCGCGCGCAATGCGACGCTGCGCACGTCAGCGACCCGGCCCGCGCTGGAGCGCTACACCGGCGTGCTCTACGACGCACTGGATGCCCGCTCCTTCACCAAGGTCCAACGCGCCAAGGCCTATGCCCGCCTCGGCATCGGCTCCGCCCTGTTCGGCGCCGTCCGCGCCGATGACCTCATCCCCGCCTACCGGCTCTCCGGCGGTTCCAAACTTCCCGGCCTCCCGACACTTTCCGCCATCTGGCGCGATGTCCTGCCCGACGCGCTGGTCGCCGAGGTCGCCGGTGAACTCGTCATCGACCTGCGCTCGGGCACCTACCAGCAGCTCGGCCGCATCCCCGACGCCATCACCGCCAATGTCCTCACTGAACACCCCGACGGATCCCGAACCGTGGTGAGCCACTTCAACAAACACCACAAGGGCCTACTCGCCCGCGCCCTCGTCCTCACCCGCGCCGACCCCACCGACATCCGCGCCGTAGCCCGCGTAGCCACCAAATCCGGCCTCCGCACCGAAATAGCCTCCCCCACCGAACTCCTCATCATCACCGGCTGA
- a CDS encoding NADPH-dependent F420 reductase: MTTLGLIGSGNIGGTLARLAVAAGLDVVVSNSRGPETLAELVAELGPRARAATAVEAAAAGDIVVVTVPLKNYRQVPVQPLAGKVVIDTNNYYPDRDGTFPELEDGTTTSSELLQRHLPTSKVVKSFNNIFYPHLAALARPSGAPDRSALPIAGDDADAKKAAAELLDTLGYDTVDIGSLNESWRSQPNTPAYGDPYAADLPFWEHPAAPAAADKIRAALAAAQR, translated from the coding sequence ATGACAACGCTTGGATTGATCGGTAGCGGGAACATCGGCGGCACGCTGGCACGATTGGCCGTCGCGGCCGGACTCGATGTCGTAGTCAGCAATTCGCGGGGGCCGGAGACGCTGGCGGAGCTGGTTGCCGAGCTCGGGCCACGGGCGCGTGCCGCCACCGCCGTGGAGGCGGCCGCAGCCGGTGACATTGTGGTGGTCACGGTGCCGTTGAAGAACTACCGGCAGGTTCCGGTGCAGCCGCTGGCGGGCAAGGTCGTCATCGACACCAATAACTACTACCCGGACCGCGACGGCACCTTCCCCGAACTCGAGGACGGCACCACCACCAGCAGCGAACTGCTGCAGCGCCACCTGCCGACCTCGAAGGTCGTCAAGTCCTTCAATAACATCTTCTATCCCCACTTGGCCGCCCTCGCCCGCCCCTCTGGTGCCCCCGACCGCTCGGCCCTCCCCATCGCAGGCGATGACGCCGATGCGAAAAAGGCCGCCGCCGAACTACTCGACACCCTCGGCTACGACACAGTCGACATCGGCTCGTTGAACGAGAGCTGGCGCTCCCAGCCCAACACCCCCGCCTATGGCGACCCCTACGCCGCGGATCTTCCGTTCTGGGAGCACCCCGCTGCCCCCGCGGCTGCTGACAAGATCCGAGCCGCGTTGGCCGCCGCACAGCGCTGA